The Acanthopagrus latus isolate v.2019 chromosome 6, fAcaLat1.1, whole genome shotgun sequence genome includes a region encoding these proteins:
- the LOC119020889 gene encoding uncharacterized protein LOC119020889, translating to MYLERASEDYRKDGKLLTAAKVKADILEKLAETIYMYTAYPSSAQISDVAEALVKKYPCLKEPGSFSGYYGWQQSLKYKMANYRTKLRGYGVPEVMCNALKRKCPADQKSAKNVKKPRKAEVNYLPPYPAGEDEESQEQERIQLLTEVRKRDNKKLVKDKMAKTFAHRRNEIVNQSPTLEDIKARWPALFEASNIQDEFHRITTVHLESKFMSKLDEYSPRLLSLFHSKGGTMGLRLQTILLKAPSNPTINITRDTVIRCLMLYLGESADQLFKEYDDADEDRVAQDLALQDMKIYSSQTNPSEATEDIGIVIDGTKVLTGLGNFPKACAMLIGLTYAVDLAYPKELKYTFEAFQKPFLELDCLKLSPKVNSLKSKLLA from the exons ATGTACCTTGAAAGAGCCAGTGAAGATTACCGAAAAGATGGAAAACTTCTGACTGCCGCAAAGGTCAAAGCAGACATATTGGAGAAACTGGCTGAaactatatatatgtatacagcTTATCCGTCAAGTGCACAGATAAGCGATGTTGCTGAGGCACTGGTCAAGAAATATCCTTGTCTGAAGGAACCTGGCTCCTTCTCAGGTTATTATGGCTGGCAACAAAGCCTCAAATACAAGATGGCAAATTATCGCACCAAACTCAGAGGCTACGGTGTTCCTGAGGTGATGTGCAATGCCTTGAAGCGCAAGTGCCCTGCAGACCAGAAATCTGCAAAGAATGTGAAAAAGCCTCGAAAGGCAGAAGTAAACTACCTCCCACCTTACCCagcaggagaggatgaggaaagTCAAGAACAGGAAAGGATTCAGTTGCTAACTGAAGTAAGgaaaagagacaacaaaaaatTGGTCAAAGACAAGATGGCCAAAACCTTTGCACACCGAAGAAATGAAATAGTGAACCAATCACCCACCTTAGAGGACATTAAAGCCAGATGGCCAGCTCTATTTGAGGCATCTAAT ATCCAGGATGAGTTTCACAGAATCACAACGGTGCACCTGGAATCAAAGTTCATGTCCAAGCTGGATGAATACTCTCCCAGACTTCTGAGCCTCTTCCACTCAAAGGGCGGAACCATGGGATTGAGGTTGCAGACTATCCTTCTCAAG GCTCCTAGCAATCCTACCATCAATATAACCAGGGACACTGTCATCAGGTGTCTGATGTTGTACCTCGGGGAATCTGCCGATCAGCTCTTTAAAGAGTATGAT GATGCAGATGAAGACAGAGTGGCACAGGATCTTGCTTTACAAGACATGAAAATCTACAGCAGCCAGACTAATCCGTCAGAGGCTACAGAGGACATCGGAATCGTGATTGACGGGACAAAGGTCCTGACTGGTCTGGGTAACTTTCCAAAGGCTTGTGCCATGCTCATTGGTTTGACCTATGCAGTGGATCTTGCCTATCCCAAGGAGCTCAAGTACACTTTTGAAGCCTTTCAGAAACCCTTCCTTGAACTGGATTGTTTGAAGCTTTCCCCAAAAGTGAACAGCCTCAAGAGCAAGCTACTGGCTTAA